A segment of the Lolium perenne isolate Kyuss_39 chromosome 3, Kyuss_2.0, whole genome shotgun sequence genome:
TCTACACCTCCAGCCAGGACATGTGGCGCCAGATGGTCGTCACGGACCTCGGCAGCGTCCGCGAGAAGGTGTCATGGCTTCTCGTCAACACCTTCGACGCGCTGGAGCACGAGACCATCGCGGCGCTCAGCGAGCACGTGCCGGTCATACCCGTCGGCCCGCTCCTCGAGCCGGAAACCGCCGAGGCCGACGGCTGCATCGCGTGGCTCGACGCGCAGCCGCCGCGGTCGGTTGTGTTGGTCGCGTTCGGGAGCCTCGTGAAGACCGGCGACGAGGAGACGGCCGAGATAGCGGAGGCGCTGGCCAGCGTCGACCGGCCCTTCCTGTGGGTGCTGCGCGACGAGAACCGCGCGCTCCTCTCCAAGGACACCCTCGCGGCGGCCACCTCCCGCGGCAGAGGCAAGGTCGTGGCGTGGTGCAGGCAGGCGCGGGTGCTCGCGCACGGCGCGGTCGGGTGCTTCGTGACGCACTGCGGCTGGAACTCCACCACGGAGGCGCTCGCCGCTGGCGTGCCGATCGTCGCGTGCACGAGGTGGTCCGACCAGCGCATCAACGCCAAGTTCCTCGTGGACGTGTACCGGGTCGGCGTCCGTAGCCCGACGCCGGTGTCAAGGGAGTCGCTCCGTCGGTCCATCGAGGAGGTCATGGGCGGGCCGGAGGCGGAGGGGTTCGGACTACGAGCGGCCAGCTTGAAGAAGAGGGCGCGTGCGGCGTTGGCCGACGGCGGCTCGTCGGATAACGGCGTCCAGGCTTTTGTTGATCAGATAAGTGAACTAGCTAGGTCCGGGGGTGGTTGACTAGGTCGAGCCATACTGCGACTTTGAAGTTGACTAGGCTGGCCTTGTGGGCATGACGAGTAAAAATAATCTATAGTGTGACAATGGACGGTTTGTACCTTTCCATAAGGAAAATGATGATTTGGGTTGGCCTTCGTATTGTCCTATTTTCCCCATGATTGTGCACTCATTTCCTAGTCCTAGTATATAAGAGGATAAAGAGCATATCCAGTCGCGTTCCCCGAAGGTATTTAGGGCACGCCAGATATTTTTTTCGTTCCGAGTCACGCGTTCCAAATGTCATTTCCGTCTTGCGCGGTCCAATACGGTGTCTGGCGGCCCGAGCCCGGTTCACAGGGGTTGGGCATGCCGGATACATCGATAAGCGAGACGAGAAGTGGCGGGACCGACGCGTTAGCGACTCACGAATGGACGCTCAACCGTCGCCTACCTAGCAACGGTGCGGTTGCCGGGAAGGGGAACCATCGCAGTGGCAACCGCGTTGATCGACGCGTGAACCGTCGGAATAGAGCGCGAACTCCGCGGACGAGCAACCGCAACTCTCTTCGATATCCACGTTGCCATTCATCCGCGCTTAATAAGAGCCCTACGTATGCGCTTTCCGATCTACAACCGACCAGCGCCATTcatctctcctcttctctctcaccATGAGCAACCTCTCTTTGtcatcggacaccgacagcgaggggaagccaccgggatggcgccattggtgggacagagTTGCAACACCTAGCAGCTCTACTTCCCCGCCAATGGACAGCCAGGAGGAGGATTGTGgggccgacgaggaggaggagtaagaggctgaggaggaagaggctgaggaggcggcagcggcaaagaaggaggcaagggcccgggcgaaggcgaaggcgcagccggcgagcaccgtcgatGACAAGGGGGACACAAGTTCCTCCAACGCCAtcgtgacgagcaggaagcgccaccgtgagaacgacgaggcggggccatcaaaGAAGAACTAGTATAAAAAAATAGTTCATTTTTTTCgaagttttatatgtaatttgtttatgttgcaCTACTTTGAAAATTAGTTCATATTTTTCGAAGTCTTCACCGTACCTACAAATTTCTTCTCTATATTgcaattaaaaatacaaaaaagcaGATGCATTATTTTAATGTTTGTGGGGGGCGCGtttaggggacgcggctggggagcgatgtcccccaaacgcggcacgaagaaaacacgtcccccaaacactcGATCTGGCGCCATTTGGggtcgctttgggggacgcggctggaaatgCTCTAACCCTTTTGGGCAACCAACCAACCAGTATGTAGGTACTACTTCTTTAAGGGCAGAGTATAGGTACTTTTGATCCGAAAAATCATTTTGGgtcatgggcaccagtgctctcatCCTACTAAAAATATCGAAAATTTATTTATTTCTTTTAAAAAGTTATGTACAAAAATTCTAAAAGGAGCTGATGATGTATCGCACTAATGTACAAATTTGTAATTACAAATGTTTTGTTTTTTGAGCTACGCAAAAATGACAATGTCTGATTTTCTTGAAGATTTGAATCACTAAATTTAGATCCACATATTTGTTATTTTTATATGGCCCAAAATACAAATTATTTTCAGTTGAAGTTTACACGCTTGTGGGATACAGTACTAACTACATCATGatttatttttagatttttctgaaACTTAGAAATATAATTTTAATTACTTTttaaaagagggatcactcgtgcccatgtgcaccaaatctctgacTTTTGATCCCACATGAATAGTAAActaaaataaatatttttttaaaaaaatgaaataaaatttTATATGTATAGAATGTATGCAGGTATGTGCTGGCCAAGTTTCAAACTTAAATTTATGTAACTTACGAAAAAGGACAAAGTACCTCAAGTTAAAACATTTCACCATACATGTTgcatatttcatttttttcgtggAGGTCACATATGTACGTATTTTTTTGATTGAAAATTGGCGCACACATGCATCAAATCTATATTTACGTGTCAATGTTTTTTCACAAATTTGTGAAACTCAAAAACAACAATCTTTTCTGGTAGTTTGAGAATCGAGTTCTCACACATATTTCGAGTTGATGAAGAGGATATGATCGATGAACCTATAATAGATGTACCTATACTGAATAATGCTTATAAAAGACAGAAAAAAAAGTCTTATGATAAGACTAATTTGCGGAGGAGTAATAGAGTAAGGTTTAAAAAAGTCTATTCTTAAAATGGCGGGATTAAGAGGTATGTCATGGAATAGTGAGGGTTTTAAGGATCCTGAGAAGCACCTGTTTGTGAAGGAGGCTATCTGGGAACACCATCTAGATTTCATTGCTTTGTTAGAGACGGGCCGTTCAAATTTTTGAAGAACTTTTTTTAGTAGCCTTGTCGGTACAGCTGACTTGGGTTGGTTTTGTCTTCCACCTTGCGAGaggtcgggggggggggggggattttaATTGGCATTAATACTACAACTCTTATGGTTAAGAATGTGGATAATGGTGACTTCTGTGTGAAGTTATATCTCCGTTCTAAACACGATGGTTTTGAATGGATTCTTGTATCTGCAAGACTCAAGAAAACCGGATTTTTATCAGAATTGGTGAGATTGTGTGATAATGAGACCCAACCAATTTTGTTAGCCAGAGATTTTAATATTCTTCGCAGACCAGAGGAGAAGAGCAATGATAGTTTTAACCCTAGATGGCCCTTTATGATGGCCCTTTATGTTTAATGCCATTATTGAAAATTTGAACCTTAGAGAAATTGTGCTCTCGGGTAGGCAATTCACATGGGCTAGTAGAAGGGCTAATTCACTGGTTGAGCCAGTTGAGGGGGTCCTCCGAGCCGTCGAAGGTGGCGAAGTCGAGCTTGGTGAAGCGTGGCGGTGTCGGGGCAGCGCCGCCATGGCCGTATGGCGCGGCGCGGCCGGCGTAGGGTCCCGCGAACCCCACGGTTGTGGCGTCCGGGAGGGTGGGCATCGGTGGATCCCCGGCTGTCGAGTAGACCGGTGGGGGCGACGACGACTCGGTGATCCAATCCGGTAGCGGTGATGGCAACGGGGGAAGTGGGCTTGCTGAATAGGGATGTCGCTCGTGGCGGTGGAGGCCGGCCCTGTGGTGAGGGGCGGCAGCCacggcggccagggcagggcaggTGGCGGGGGCGGCAGCAGCTGCACGCCGAGACGCCGGTATCCGAGCGCACGATCGGCAccgggcggtggcggcgggcggcTGCGGCGGCGCCGACGACCCCTGGGAACCGATCAGGTAGAGCCGGATCCCATGGACGGCGGTGACGAGGTCATTGTTGGCCCCGCTCATCTGCTCGGGGGTGTAGACGACAGGAGTCGGCGGCGGGGCGGAAGGCggcgtgatggcggcggcggtggtggtggcggcggccgtAGAGGCGGGCAGCGGGCCGGCTGGCGTGGTAGACGCGGGCGGTGGCGACGACATGATCGAACGAGAGCTATCTGATACCAAGTTGGTAGGAGTTGGGGTTCTACCGTGTCTAGGGCGTAGATTGTAGGGGAAGGAGGAGGGTGTACGCGGCCGAggaggaggacggcggcggcaGGGCGCCGTGGCGACGGGCAAGGCGGCACAGCGGCTAGGGTTAGGAGAGAGACCGACTCCTTTGGGAGTCGGCAATAATAATACGATTATTGCTTGATTGATCACGTCTGATTACAACTAGTATTTATGAACTGAAAAGAGATAAAAATaaatgggctaagcccctaattggGCCCACGGTTCTGCCCCCTCCTAGTGTATGACAGGCCGGTCATAACATATACTCCCACGTTGTGTTAACATTGTTATCTTTATAGTGTTCTTTACTTCATGGTTCTATCGTAGTATTGGGAATCCGTATCAAACTTGGTTGAACTTGGTAGTACTTTCTCGTGTAaactttttttttttcgaaaaggggaaagtcccggcctctgcatcgattGATGCGTATGGCTTTCTCGTATAAACTAGCCTTGTTGTTTTGCTCTCTATGTTATAGCTTAATTTATCCTCGATTGTTATTATTGTAGCCCAGAGTTGCTGTTCTTTCTAGTTCGCAATGACAGAGAATAAGAGAACACTTCTGAAGCAAAATCATTTTGTAGTGTAAGCAAAGAGACACTGATGTAAGCGTGAAGGTTTGCACGTTTTTCTTTACAGAGCTGCAGATTCAGTTCCCTACTCTTTTCAAAGAAAATGCAGACGTTTGAGTGATTGTTATCTTCTGTAGTTGGGTACAATTTTCTCTTTCCCAGGAATGTGGGGGGGCCTGTACATTTCACTCCACTTGCCTAGGTTCTCCTAATTTTTATATACACATGCCCACTTCATCTTAATGACTTGTGAACTTAGGTGGATCTGTTTTAGTATGCCTTGTGTAGAAAGATTCTACGAAACAACTCTACACTTGCAATGGTTTTGCATCCTCTGCATCCTATGACAACCAGCATAGATCTCGCCAACTTCATCCAATGAGACAGATATTTACAGAACCTAACCACAGTTTTCCTTCCGCAGCTTCCTACTGGATGCTGATAACATGTTGTTGTGTTGGCATCGACTGCAGGCTCTGTAAGCCCTCTGCTCGTCCTGGCTCTGAAACTGGCGTCACGTCATGAACACCCTGTTGCATTATCATAAAAGCTTTACATTCTGAATGAAAGTGACGATTTTTCTAGGAATGAATGTACATGTGTTTGACATACCTGGTGTTGATTGTACCGATGGAGCAATGTGACAACTGATATCAAGATGATGTAGATTGGTATGACAATTCCGGCTGTTCTCAACATCAGCAGCTGTCTCATCAACGTAATTCGTATCAGCCAGGTAATTTGGTTGCCCATGAACCGCATTCAGTACAATAAAGTTATAGAAAGGTTTTGTCGGGTTACCGGATTCAGTCTCTTACCGTGATCAGTGCCATGGAGTACACCTCAGGACCGCCGAGGAGAAGCGAAATCGCGTCACGGAGCACTAGCAGAGCCATCAACTGAAAGTAACATGTAGATTAGTTGACTACTCGTGGCCAGATGGAAGGTTTTACGTTCTGCAGCACTTACAGCTATGGCAATTACACGGCAGTAGGTGGCACCTTTCGGATTGGAACCTTGAGAGTCAAAGCTTGATGTGCCAGCAGCATGACCAGCCGTTTGCGAAATGTTTTCTTCAGCATTGAGGttctctggtgtttctccagtTCTCCTACAGTGAAAAGAGGGCTAGGCTGTATGAGATATAACCCCTTCTCGTACCAGAATGTTACCATGGATCTTAAGCACCAAAATGACACCTGAAGATAATTTGGTTTCTTCCGATCCGAAACAACTTCAAAGGGGCACTGTAGTTTGGTGTAAATTGCTGCGCCATAGGAGCATAGACAGCAAATTAGTCAACAAACCATGCACTGTCTTTTGGAAAGACTGATGATGGTTTTTTCATCGTCTCTCGTGGTATAGATCTGAACTGAAAACTGATTTACTAGGAAGAAACGGGCAAGCTGAATTCAGCCACTTCTTTTTTTGTATCAGTTGAGAATGATTTGTTATGGTAAGGCAGTTTCAGAAGTGCTCACCTGTAAGCATATCTCACATATGGTGTCTCCCTTCTCGTTACACCACCTCTGGATGCATATGTGGTGAGCGTACTGCAGGCAGCAACAAACTAATTCAAGTATTGGAAATTTGGAATGACTAAATAGGCATTTTCTAGAAAAATAAAAGGGTAGTCGAATCTATGTGAAAATCATGATGCAATCAACACCAGGGATCACACCCTCGCGACAGCAACAAAGGATGGAGGAATTCGCTGACAGTGATATGGAAAACAGAAAGTTTGTTCCAAGTGGCATCTTGAATGAAAGAATCTAATACGAAAGCGAGCTCCCTTCCATGGTTGAAGATGCGGTTACGAGTAAGCGGGTTCTGAGCTTGAGGTTATTCTGAGGTTCAGACTTCGAATAGTACTTAATTATCAAGCTGGAAGAGGAACATAAAACCTTGCCTTGAGGCTACCCTTGCAGGAGCAAGGGGTCTCCATGTAAGCTTCATCACCTTCTTCTTGGCAGATTCTGCATTCCACCACGACGCCACTCTTGATCCTCCCGTCCTCAAAAACAGAATGATCATGATGATCACAATCAGCCTTCCCGGAAGGAACGTCGAAGGCCTGATGAATGGCTGACTGAAGCGTCGCCTCCGTGATCATCCGCCCCGTCATCAGGGCGAAGTGGTCCGCCATCCTTGAGTCGATCGTCTGCAGATGAAGACGGCGAAGATTGGATCAAAACAAAGCCCTGGACAACATAGGCAGCTCTGATTATTTTCGCGGACACGATAGCTGAAAGAATATTCGGAACAGGCGCCACGAAATCTATTATCCATGTTGATTTGCACCATATGACAAGAATTAGACCACGAACATCATATCACACGAGACGGCATAAAAGTGGCTGCTTTCAGCAATCTCTTCACCAAACATCCTTGGTGATAAAAAGGAGCTAAAAAGAGCCATGTGCCCATGCATGGAGATATGGAAAAAAGGCTATTTGGATTACATGTTACTTACCTGGAGGCAAAGGAGACGAAGGCCGTGCGGGGCAGGAAAAGGCAGGAGCTTTTTACACCATGAGAATGAGCTGAGACATAGCACGCACGCAGGTCGCCCGAAGGATCTCTGCTTTCTTCACGAACGAAGGAGGAGATGATATGATATGCAGGCCAAGGGGAGCAGGAGGAAAAGAAGATACGAGTAGGAGAGGCAGGCCAACAACAGAGCAGCAACAAGCGGAAGGAGGGTCTTAGAGAAGCAACAACAGAAGATTAGGACGCTTGCAAGGCGGGACTTGGAGATCCCAAACATCCAGAGAAGCAAGAGATCGATCGATTGATTAGGTGGCCCTCCTCTGCTACCGCCCTTCTTGTTGCTGAAGAATCATCCGCCACCTCGCGATTCGTGCTACTACTAACTGTATTGGATACTACGTACACGTTTAATTATCACTACAGTAACAGTTTTAGCCTTGCACTATGTGAAATGTTTTTTTATCTTGTGATGTAGTATGTGATGGTCTTTCCCTGTTGATTATATGAAGAAGAAAATTGTGACAGCATTTGTTTCCTCAAATCAAATAGAAAAAGGAGCTAGCCGACCCAACCCAACGTGCAGATTCTCCACAAAGCGCTTGGCAGTTGGGATGATCGTTGGGAAACTGATCCTCTTTTCCTGCCAAAGCCACCAATTTTCATGGGCGATCCCATTCATCATCCTGGTAACTGTTGAGTTACCCGACCGGGTGCAATCATCCACGGACAGTTTTTGCGAAACGTCAAGTTTCCGTGGCATTCTGCCGTACCATGATAGGTTATCTGATTGGAGTGGAGAGGCTGACACCTGGAAGGTGTTGGGGATTTGGATTAGGGCTCCGTCGCTGTACTAATTGAACGCTCGTCTGGCTCTCTGCGATGAGCCGTCCCCGCATGAGGTGGACGGGCAGCACGTTTCGTTTCATGTGGCTCTTTTCATTCACGGACAGGCTAAACTTGTTCTAGCTGCATCCTCAAATTTGATTTCTATTTTACagttctctctctcttttctatTCTTCAGGAAACAGGGAAAGTAATGTAAGTTGTAAACCGATCCAGTCAGATCTAGCCGCAATATGTTGTCAGCACATTTCAAGGTGAGCAGATCGCGGTTGAATGCCGACTTAAATGTGGTATTTTTTTCCCCGAAAGGAATAATAATCTAGGAGAAGCCTCTAcaatgactttctaaaaataataaaaacCTAATTCTGCGTTCCTTCGGATTTAAACCTGAGTGGTTGGGGTTATACATCCACTTTCTAATTAAGTGAGTTAGACACATTTCTCACTTAAATTTGTTATATATGTGACCGCAAATTTGTAGTCAAAATATCAAGGACTCCTACACAAAGGAACAATTTTCTTCAAACAAATATTCATACAATTTTTTTTCCTTTATGCAAATAACATGAATAAAGTATCTATCCAAGCGTGGAACACTAAACTTTGGCCAAAATTGTGCACCTGTTCATACATCACAATATATATATCCAATACAATAATATTAAGCCAAACTAATACTCCATAATAAGGTGGATGCGCAATACTGATAATATAATATTCCATAGTGAGCAGAAGAAGCTTACAAATGTGTGTCGATGGACTAAGTTGGCCGTCTAGGCATTTAAAGTTATGCTAGCTATATGGGATAATTTAGTTTGAGGACCTTGGATAATCCAAAAAGGATGTCAGATGATTCATACCCTCAGATATCAACAATATCATATCTGCTTTGCGGTTGACCAGTATCGCGTAACATCCTAGCCTACACTTAATAGAATTGGTAGAATACTTATATCAACAAATTATAACTTATCAAAAAACTCATCTCCAAAAAATTTCAAGGTTAAGCTTGTTTGGCTTGAAGCAATTTAAGGATGGCTGACCAGCCGGAAAGAAGAAATAATTACCCATACCATTATACGCCTTGCAAAAATGCTACGTCTTATGTTATGTCATCAATAAGAACGCCCCCTGCCCAGACCAGGCCAGAGTGTGTCTTGTTCCTCTTATATTATGTTATCAATAATATTTGTAGCTCCGCTGCATTATTTAGTGGAGTTCCAAGTCCTTCGGGACCCTTCCTTGTTAAAGAAAAAAAAACCTTTATCATCCATCTTCGAAAAATGTAGTTCATAGTAAAACAATGTTGTACCTTTTGCGACCAGCCTATAACATGACATGACATAATTCTTAACTTGAATCTCCAATAATCGGACTTTCTAATCATGGTCAAAATAATAGAAAATCTTTTAAAGAAGCATAGAAGCAAATAATTTATTGCCCTCTCTAgggcctgtttgtttgggctagaGCTTGAGCTTCTACTGCTTTTGGGTCCTTAGAAGCACAAGCCCAGACAAAAACCTAATTTTTAGATATGAGCTTCTTTAAGCGCTTAAAAGGTCTGCGCAGCTTCTCCCTTAAATCCGAATCGGCATATGCTATTGCCCCTGAAGTTGCAGTTATGTACGGCCAAATGCCACCGCCTAGAAAAAATGAATCGGCCCCAATTCCACCTCACATCCATTTCCTGCTACCGAGTCCCGACCCGCATGCGAGAGGCGGCCAGGATTTTCGCACTGTCGGCCTCTCCATCGTACGCCGCCGACCGGCTCTCCCAACCCCGCCGCCGGCCTGCCCTTCCTCCCAATCCCATCACCGGCCGGTCCTCCCGGAGCTCCTCTCCCTTGACCGTCCCACCCGGAGGTTCTCCCCGACCTTGTTGCCGACAGCCAACGCCGTTGACCACGACCTCCTCCCCATCCATCGCCATCCCCTTCCCCCGGCCACTACAACCTCCATCAAGCTGCCGGTGACATGTCCCGGGCTCTGTCCGACCTCCATCCACCACATCTCCTTTGTATTTGCACCTGCTTGTTGTATGAAATCTGATATGTGATATTGGTATATGAAATCAGATAATTGGCCTTCCTCCCGTTGCTGCTAATTTACGTGTTGTTATGTGTGTATTTTTAGATATGTGAGATTTGTATGATTTAAGACTAATACTAGTAATGTGTTTCTTCACCATGAAAATAAATTCTGGAAATATTACTTATTTACCTAAAAAAAGTGTTAAGCCTATTATTTGAGCTAGTATATCACATAATCAGCTAAATCATGTTACATTAGTACTTAAACATCATCATCGGTATACATGGTATTTCAGACATTCTTTACCAGCTACATGTCCACCAGCTGTTCTAAAAGCAGTTTGCCAAACACCACTTTTATCGTTCACCAGATGCTGCAGCTCAAACAAACATGCACTAGAGGATCAAAGCATTTTTTTTCTGCTTTCGTAGCAGTTTTCAGCAATAGAGGCCCATGCTCATGGACCTGGTTTAGCAATCGACAGATGCTGCATTTTCGACGGGCCTCTTATGT
Coding sequences within it:
- the LOC127343391 gene encoding gallate 1-beta-glucosyltransferase 84A24-like, coding for MPTTTPVQPHVLLVATPFQSHVNPLMRLGRRLAAKGVLVTFTTALRAGIRLDEVSGVDGFRVECLRGGDLWEPDDPRFVDANDMARHLSAAGPAALEALIRREAAAGRPVTCVVANAFVPWALPVAADMGLPRAMLWIQSCALLSVYYHYLHALAPFPDTDDASGSVAIPGLPSLAIDELRPLLIYTSSQDMWRQMVVTDLGSVREKVSWLLVNTFDALEHETIAALSEHVPVIPVGPLLEPETAEADGCIAWLDAQPPRSVVLVAFGSLVKTGDEETAEIAEALASVDRPFLWVLRDENRALLSKDTLAAATSRGRGKVVAWCRQARVLAHGAVGCFVTHCGWNSTTEALAAGVPIVACTRWSDQRINAKFLVDVYRVGVRSPTPVSRESLRRSIEEVMGGPEAEGFGLRAASLKKRARAALADGGSSDNGVQAFVDQISELARSGGG
- the LOC127343392 gene encoding uncharacterized protein; this translates as MADHFALMTGRMITEATLQSAIHQAFDVPSGKADCDHHDHSVFEDGRIKSGVVVECRICQEEGDEAYMETPCSCKGSLKYAHHICIQRWCNEKGDTICEICLQQFTPNYSAPLKLFRIGRNQIIFRRTGETPENLNAEENISQTAGHAAGTSSFDSQGSNPKGATYCRVIAIALMALLVLRDAISLLLGGPEVYSMALITLLMLRTAGIVIPIYIILISVVTLLHRYNQHQGVHDVTPVSEPGRAEGLQSLQSMPTQQHVISIQ